One genomic region from Candidatus Caldarchaeum subterraneum encodes:
- a CDS encoding enolase yields the protein MKRITRVDTYEVLDSRGLPTLKTRVWVDHEFMGEAMVPAGASRGRHEAVELRDGGARWMGKGVSRAVENVKSVIAPALINVEADVAKVDNILLDLDGTENKSKLGANAILSVSLATARAIAAYEKIPLYYLIGRLAGVEKDIIPTPMVNIISGGHHAAWNLDIQDLLIIPIGAKNFVEALENVGAVYHNLKQLLMKKGLTTLLADEGGFSPDCRNHREAIELILAAVEETGLTPKTDIALALDVAASHLFKDGSYMLSREGLTLSSHELVDFLVDLCETYPIVSVEDGCGEDDLDGWQYLFQKLSGKVQIVGDDLFATNVKRIRMCSSLSLATASLIKPNQVGTLTETLEAIRLCKQLGIKPIVSARSGDTEDSFIADLAVGAACPQIKIGSIARSERTVKYNRLLEIEREQMGKAVYMGEKALNLCNNRCE from the coding sequence TTGAAGCGTATAACACGTGTGGATACGTATGAGGTTTTAGATTCGCGGGGATTGCCAACGTTAAAGACACGGGTCTGGGTTGACCATGAGTTTATGGGTGAGGCAATGGTCCCTGCCGGGGCTTCCCGTGGAAGACACGAGGCTGTCGAATTGAGGGACGGCGGAGCTAGATGGATGGGCAAAGGTGTTTCGAGAGCGGTGGAGAACGTGAAATCGGTCATCGCGCCAGCTCTCATAAATGTTGAGGCCGATGTGGCAAAAGTTGACAACATACTGTTGGACCTCGATGGTACAGAAAATAAATCAAAACTCGGTGCCAACGCAATTCTGTCAGTCTCTTTAGCTACGGCGCGTGCTATAGCCGCATACGAAAAGATACCTCTTTATTATCTGATCGGGAGGTTGGCGGGCGTAGAAAAAGATATAATACCAACACCGATGGTTAATATAATAAGCGGCGGCCATCACGCTGCTTGGAACCTGGATATCCAAGACCTCCTCATAATACCCATCGGCGCCAAAAACTTTGTAGAAGCATTAGAGAATGTTGGAGCTGTTTACCATAATCTCAAACAGCTTCTCATGAAAAAAGGCCTCACAACTCTGTTAGCAGATGAAGGGGGCTTCAGCCCAGACTGTAGAAACCATAGAGAAGCCATTGAACTCATATTAGCTGCTGTTGAGGAGACTGGGTTGACTCCTAAGACAGATATCGCACTTGCTTTGGATGTGGCCGCAAGTCATCTTTTCAAAGACGGTAGCTACATGCTTTCTAGAGAAGGGCTTACATTATCTAGTCATGAACTTGTTGATTTCTTAGTAGACTTGTGCGAGACGTATCCGATAGTTTCCGTTGAAGATGGATGTGGAGAAGATGACCTAGATGGATGGCAGTATCTCTTTCAGAAGCTATCTGGAAAAGTTCAGATAGTCGGCGACGATTTGTTCGCCACCAACGTTAAAAGAATTAGGATGTGTTCCTCTCTATCTCTGGCAACAGCGTCACTCATCAAACCTAATCAAGTTGGCACATTAACCGAAACACTTGAAGCGATAAGGCTCTGCAAACAACTCGGAATCAAACCAATTGTTTCAGCCCGTTCAGGTGATACAGAGGACAGTTTCATCGCAGACTTGGCGGTGGGAGCCGCTTGCCCACAAATAAAAATCGGCTCAATAGCACGTTCCGAGAGGACAGTAAAGTATAACAGACTGCTGGAAATTGAGCGAGAACAGATGGGAAAAGCTGTCTATATGGGTGAAAAAGCTCTAAACTTATGCAACAACAGATGCGAGTAA
- a CDS encoding aminoglycoside phosphotransferase yields the protein MAISEIRELVMRWGLTGGEEPELKPLGGGVSCHVVLVTSSKGKWVVKKALPRLMVKDEWLADRWRIFRETGCLKVIRELVDKNAAPRVLLEDRESYSCVLEYGEGGVTWKKLLMDGVVDNEVTIRVASILAKIHTKTSNRSEIVSDFWDDTNFIQLRIDPYINHLAKKHLDIAPHLYKISQILTSRKLSLVHGDYSPKNILILPDSRIWVLDCEPAHYGNPVFDIAFCTNHLVLKAIHLNSEAHLNAAKLLWKVYWSTARWENFHTLEEEATLTLTAHMLARIDGKSPVEYLNEEKRAKVRILSKNMIIKAVNEFEKLCEEVRGSL from the coding sequence TTGGCTATTTCGGAGATTCGTGAGCTTGTGATGCGCTGGGGCTTGACAGGCGGTGAGGAGCCCGAGTTAAAGCCCCTCGGCGGCGGCGTCTCATGCCACGTAGTGCTTGTTACATCTTCAAAAGGCAAATGGGTTGTAAAAAAAGCTCTTCCACGGCTGATGGTCAAAGATGAGTGGCTCGCTGATAGATGGCGTATCTTCAGAGAGACAGGCTGCCTTAAAGTGATAAGAGAGCTTGTGGACAAGAATGCTGCTCCACGGGTTCTGCTGGAAGACAGAGAGAGTTACTCATGTGTGCTCGAGTATGGCGAGGGAGGTGTCACGTGGAAGAAGCTGCTTATGGACGGTGTTGTCGACAACGAGGTGACGATTAGGGTAGCCTCGATTCTGGCCAAAATCCACACCAAAACCAGCAACAGATCTGAGATAGTGTCCGACTTCTGGGACGACACCAACTTCATACAGCTTAGGATAGACCCTTACATAAACCACCTAGCCAAGAAACACTTAGACATAGCTCCCCACCTATACAAGATATCCCAAATCCTGACAAGCCGCAAGCTATCTCTTGTTCACGGAGACTACAGCCCCAAAAACATACTCATTCTCCCCGACTCCAGAATATGGGTTCTAGACTGTGAGCCAGCACACTACGGCAACCCGGTCTTTGACATAGCCTTCTGCACTAATCATCTTGTTCTAAAGGCCATTCACCTCAACTCTGAAGCGCATCTAAATGCGGCAAAGCTTCTGTGGAAAGTATATTGGTCAACGGCGCGGTGGGAAAATTTCCATACCTTAGAAGAAGAGGCAACACTCACCCTCACAGCACATATGCTGGCTAGGATTGATGGCAAATCTCCCGTAGAATATCTCAACGAAGAGAAGAGAGCTAAGGTTAGAATCCTATCTAAAAACATGATAATTAAAGCTGTGAATGAGTTTGAGAAACTGTGCGAAGAAGTTCGTGGAAGTCTATAA
- a CDS encoding oxidoreductase codes for MRVLRAGVIGVGSFGVLHAEAYRDNPLTELVAVADIDIGRVSEVASKLGVRSYSDFHDMLRREKLDVVSVATPDDKHTEPAVAATEAGVNILLEKPIATDLQEAKKIIAAVEKNNVKLMVNFILRFDPRYRRAYELVSEREIGEIVTIWARRSTLLETAKKYGKFSNLLYDVIIHDIDMCNLFTMSEPKKVYCVGVKKVLEKTGLEDAYLAIIQYSGGSAAALETSWVLPSTSPHWLDSRFHVIGTEGAVYVDLQSHGLEIVSSKGVFRPDLSNWPKVGGRLVGNLREAVNYFAECVIKDVSPSPSATDGLKALEVASALFRSASIGQPIELG; via the coding sequence TTGCGCGTGTTAAGGGCAGGTGTCATAGGTGTCGGCTCCTTCGGCGTGTTGCATGCTGAGGCGTATCGTGATAATCCGTTGACGGAGCTTGTGGCTGTAGCCGACATCGACATTGGACGTGTTTCGGAAGTTGCCTCCAAGCTGGGAGTGAGGTCTTACTCGGATTTTCATGATATGCTGAGACGTGAGAAGCTGGATGTGGTCTCTGTTGCGACCCCTGATGACAAACACACTGAGCCTGCCGTGGCCGCCACGGAGGCAGGAGTTAATATCCTGTTGGAAAAGCCTATAGCCACCGACCTCCAAGAGGCCAAGAAAATTATTGCAGCGGTTGAAAAAAATAATGTTAAACTCATGGTCAACTTCATACTGAGATTCGACCCTAGATACCGCAGAGCATATGAACTTGTCTCGGAAAGAGAGATTGGCGAGATAGTTACAATATGGGCCCGGCGGTCCACATTGCTCGAAACAGCGAAAAAATATGGCAAGTTCTCCAACCTCCTCTACGACGTGATAATACATGACATAGATATGTGCAACCTCTTTACCATGTCCGAGCCCAAAAAAGTCTACTGCGTTGGTGTCAAGAAGGTCTTGGAGAAAACTGGCTTAGAGGATGCGTATCTTGCCATAATACAATACAGCGGTGGCTCGGCCGCTGCTCTGGAGACGAGTTGGGTTTTACCCAGCACAAGCCCACACTGGCTAGATTCGAGGTTTCATGTCATAGGGACTGAGGGGGCTGTCTATGTGGATCTTCAGTCACACGGTCTTGAGATAGTGAGCAGCAAAGGTGTTTTCAGGCCGGATCTTTCAAACTGGCCCAAGGTCGGCGGGAGATTGGTCGGCAATCTCCGTGAAGCCGTAAACTACTTTGCAGAATGTGTCATTAAAGATGTTTCCCCATCCCCCTCGGCTACGGATGGCTTGAAAGCTCTTGAAGTGGCGTCAGCTCTGTTCAGATCCGCTTCCATAGGACAACCCATCGAACTTGGTTAA
- a CDS encoding creatinine amidohydrolase yields MVILWAEKSSPELGELCSQKRVAIFPIGSTEQHGPHLPTGTDHIIAWELSKKVVEDVDALLLPLLPYGFSDDHFPMPGTISISSETLKAIIRDVADSLSRYGIRHLVIVSGHAGHLGQISDITYRLNLSYPVQSLRVHNISPYNTVPVERLATVLEEDMFIHAEELETSIMLYLHPHLVDMSKAVKEHPPFIPKGLTTPNFLEAIRIVTTSKFLGRDFKTGVCGDATLASREKGEKLFKILVEGLVETIKHVTSE; encoded by the coding sequence ATGGTCATACTATGGGCTGAAAAATCTTCGCCTGAGCTGGGAGAGCTATGCAGTCAAAAACGTGTGGCCATTTTTCCGATCGGGAGCACAGAGCAACATGGACCGCATCTCCCAACAGGCACAGACCACATTATAGCATGGGAGCTTTCCAAGAAAGTAGTCGAAGATGTAGACGCGCTGCTCCTTCCACTACTTCCATACGGTTTCTCCGACGACCACTTTCCCATGCCTGGCACTATAAGCATCTCCTCCGAGACGCTCAAAGCCATTATACGTGATGTGGCTGACAGCTTGTCAAGATACGGTATACGTCACCTCGTCATCGTGTCGGGGCACGCTGGTCATCTGGGACAGATTTCAGATATCACATACAGGCTCAATCTATCGTACCCTGTTCAAAGTCTGAGAGTTCACAATATTTCGCCGTATAACACAGTACCTGTGGAAAGACTTGCTACAGTTTTGGAGGAGGACATGTTCATACATGCTGAGGAGCTTGAGACAAGCATTATGTTATACCTACATCCTCACTTAGTTGACATGTCCAAGGCCGTCAAAGAGCATCCTCCATTTATCCCAAAGGGGCTGACGACGCCAAACTTCCTCGAGGCAATAAGGATTGTCACAACCTCAAAATTCCTCGGAAGAGACTTCAAAACAGGTGTATGTGGAGACGCAACACTAGCATCTAGGGAGAAGGGTGAGAAGCTTTTCAAAATACTAGTAGAAGGACTTGTGGAAACCATCAAACATGTGACTTCAGAATAA
- a CDS encoding microsomal peptidase has product MLPPLVDLHEDISLYYVHAGAGLKFKPMGFDVDLSGRHGDIPKYRRANVKLVFSSIAPLTPTISRMRVEQLARGYGGFYGAYRTRAPTLTTLEHIVTYNNLLRQHSKDLRPVLTTSDVDELGKDGRIGFLIAIEGAEPLEDVEDLEIFYKLGVRSLQLTWNFDNKYGATCMSKKDYGLTGDGEDLVRLCNEMGVIVDLSHASKRTTVEALSASKLPAIVSHANAKSVRNHARNLDDEELEALKNNGGVVGATFIPPTISDHASLKGLADHIMYIYEKFGPDILAIGTDFFGLLNVDEPDGLEDITKIVNLWNELLNRGVKESDVEKIAYLNALRVVRENAKRWV; this is encoded by the coding sequence ATGTTACCTCCCCTTGTAGATCTTCACGAAGACATTTCACTTTATTATGTTCATGCTGGGGCGGGGCTAAAGTTCAAACCCATGGGTTTCGATGTTGACTTGTCCGGTAGACATGGAGATATCCCAAAGTATAGGCGTGCCAACGTAAAGCTTGTCTTCTCCTCTATAGCCCCTCTTACGCCAACTATATCGAGGATGCGTGTTGAACAGCTAGCGAGAGGGTATGGGGGATTTTACGGCGCATATAGAACACGTGCACCTACTCTTACAACTCTCGAACACATAGTAACATACAACAATCTCCTGAGACAGCACAGCAAGGATTTGAGGCCTGTTTTAACCACCTCAGACGTCGACGAGCTCGGAAAAGATGGCAGAATAGGTTTCCTGATAGCCATCGAGGGGGCAGAACCTTTGGAGGATGTTGAGGATCTGGAAATCTTCTATAAGCTAGGTGTACGCTCGCTCCAGCTAACATGGAACTTCGACAACAAGTACGGAGCCACATGCATGTCGAAAAAAGACTACGGATTGACCGGAGACGGCGAAGACCTTGTACGTCTATGCAACGAAATGGGAGTAATAGTGGATCTCTCCCACGCTAGCAAGAGAACCACCGTTGAAGCGCTCTCGGCATCTAAACTCCCTGCCATAGTCAGCCACGCCAACGCAAAATCCGTTCGAAATCATGCGAGAAATCTTGACGATGAAGAGCTCGAAGCCCTGAAGAATAACGGTGGAGTAGTTGGAGCTACGTTCATCCCACCCACCATTTCTGACCATGCCTCGCTAAAAGGTCTCGCAGACCACATCATGTATATCTATGAAAAATTCGGCCCCGACATCTTAGCCATCGGCACAGACTTTTTCGGTCTCCTCAATGTCGACGAACCAGATGGGTTGGAGGATATAACTAAAATTGTCAATCTCTGGAATGAACTGCTAAACAGAGGAGTTAAAGAAAGTGATGTGGAGAAAATTGCTTACTTGAACGCGTTAAGGGTAGTTAGAGAGAACGCGAAGAGATGGGTATAG
- a CDS encoding multiple sugar ABC transporter permease, which produces MQKGDVKFLLIGLLPALSFIFPFTFYPIAYAVYVSTLRYDLKYPDQIGFAGFDNFIEVLTSYYMADSVQATVIFVAIAVPIVVLLSLGLAILLNQNFRGVGFLQWLVLVPWAVPLVDSGAIWKWIFDANYGIFNAALKALGLIDSYVPWLNLRWPAMLVLVMAFIWVQLPLPTLLFLAGMQSIPQELYEAAVIDGAGAWAKFKTITVTWLRPFMLIVAVYTSLMAIWTFDLVYVITAGGPGNFTAVISYYTWSEMFTFLNFGRASALSVLVVLVSIGLIIAYFRALRIGRLRLRA; this is translated from the coding sequence ATGCAGAAAGGAGACGTCAAATTCCTCCTAATAGGGCTTCTTCCAGCCCTATCTTTTATTTTTCCATTCACATTCTATCCCATAGCCTATGCCGTTTACGTAAGCACCCTACGCTATGACCTCAAGTATCCTGATCAGATAGGGTTTGCAGGTTTCGATAACTTCATCGAGGTTCTCACATCCTATTACATGGCAGACTCGGTGCAAGCTACAGTAATTTTCGTGGCTATAGCCGTGCCGATTGTTGTTTTGCTTTCGCTGGGTCTCGCTATACTGCTTAATCAAAACTTTAGAGGTGTAGGGTTCCTACAGTGGCTTGTGCTGGTTCCATGGGCTGTTCCTCTTGTGGACAGCGGAGCCATCTGGAAATGGATATTCGACGCCAATTATGGTATCTTCAACGCAGCTCTGAAGGCTCTTGGGTTGATTGACAGCTATGTGCCTTGGCTCAACCTGAGGTGGCCGGCTATGCTTGTTCTTGTTATGGCGTTTATCTGGGTTCAGCTACCTCTCCCAACATTGCTCTTCCTTGCGGGAATGCAGTCAATTCCGCAGGAACTTTACGAGGCGGCTGTCATTGATGGTGCCGGTGCTTGGGCCAAGTTCAAAACCATTACGGTCACATGGCTGCGGCCTTTCATGCTCATAGTGGCCGTCTACACCAGCCTCATGGCTATATGGACGTTTGACCTCGTTTACGTAATAACAGCAGGCGGACCGGGGAACTTCACCGCCGTGATATCATACTACACATGGAGTGAGATGTTCACATTCCTCAACTTCGGCAGAGCCAGCGCCCTATCCGTACTCGTGGTGCTGGTGAGCATAGGGCTAATAATCGCATACTTTAGAGCCCTTAGAATCGGGCGGTTAAGACTCAGAGCGTGA
- a CDS encoding multiple sugar ABC transporter permease → MIKMDTGYKLAIVVSSVVVAAWILFPILWMFSLSLQTEPEIHSAPPTLWPKNPNIFNYWFIFDTSSAIEARLQESGRLSFLPAVARWFPNALVNSVIIGLVVTVINIIAATLASYTFTRIRFKGSGLLFYMSVAGRLIPPVAIVVPYYIIIQNFFGLNLLDTLFAVILVHAAFTLPINIWILNTYLSAIPSDIEDAARVDGYGRLETLFKVVLPVILPGIVAIGIISFMVSWGEFFFAFMVTQTQQSRTLPVIVGFMAAQPYKPVGILMAGGLVAMLPALVMIAVFRRYLLKGLVAGAVR, encoded by the coding sequence GTGATTAAAATGGACACTGGATACAAGTTAGCCATAGTCGTTTCCTCAGTCGTTGTAGCAGCTTGGATCCTTTTCCCGATTCTATGGATGTTCAGCCTAAGTCTCCAGACCGAGCCGGAGATACACTCGGCTCCGCCTACACTATGGCCTAAAAACCCCAACATATTCAACTATTGGTTCATATTTGACACCAGCAGTGCCATCGAGGCTAGATTGCAGGAGAGTGGAAGACTTTCCTTCCTTCCCGCTGTAGCACGGTGGTTCCCAAACGCCTTGGTTAACAGCGTGATAATAGGGTTAGTGGTAACGGTGATTAACATCATAGCGGCTACGCTTGCTTCGTACACCTTCACCAGAATAAGGTTTAAGGGCAGCGGGCTCCTCTTCTACATGTCTGTAGCCGGGAGGCTAATACCTCCAGTCGCAATAGTTGTTCCATATTACATAATCATACAGAACTTCTTCGGACTCAACCTCTTGGACACACTCTTTGCGGTCATACTTGTACACGCCGCCTTCACACTGCCAATCAACATATGGATTCTTAACACATATCTTTCAGCTATACCATCCGATATAGAAGACGCCGCAAGAGTTGATGGATATGGAAGGCTCGAGACACTATTCAAGGTTGTCCTACCAGTCATACTGCCCGGAATTGTGGCCATAGGAATAATATCATTCATGGTATCATGGGGGGAGTTCTTCTTCGCGTTCATGGTTACACAGACGCAGCAGAGTAGAACCCTTCCAGTGATAGTCGGGTTCATGGCCGCCCAGCCTTACAAACCCGTCGGCATTCTGATGGCAGGTGGATTGGTTGCCATGCTTCCCGCACTCGTCATGATCGCTGTATTCAGACGCTATCTCCTGAAGGGCCTTGTGGCAGGCGCCGTGAGATAG
- a CDS encoding maltooligosaccharide ABC transportor ATP-binding protein: MARVFLENLVKIYGKTRVVDDITLEVKHGEFVALFGPPGAGKTTILRMIAGLEEVTSGKIWIGDRVVNDLSPAERDVAMVFQTFALYPTMTVYENLAFPLRKRRLANDEIDRRVKEVATILNISHLLEKKPGTLSGGERQRVALGRAMVRNPQLFIFDEPLTNLDAKLRLHMRVELRKIQKEMGQTAIFSTPDDAEAMSMADKIAVLDKGRLVQYDAVDSVYHRPKSLYVAMNLGSPQINTVKGELSVDGGKTLLDLGFAKLDLSFLSDVLTKFSGKKVVLGFRPHYVEISKEGLGGLSIKGSVEAVEYMGSESYAIVSLGSSEASVLLPPNMRVEPGSEVWLNINTSRMHLFDASSGETIV; encoded by the coding sequence TTGGCTAGAGTTTTTCTTGAGAATTTGGTTAAGATTTATGGAAAAACAAGAGTTGTCGACGACATTACCCTCGAGGTGAAGCACGGCGAGTTTGTAGCTCTTTTCGGACCACCCGGGGCAGGTAAAACCACTATTCTCCGTATGATAGCAGGTTTGGAGGAAGTGACTTCTGGAAAGATATGGATTGGCGACAGGGTTGTTAACGATTTAAGCCCAGCTGAAAGAGATGTGGCAATGGTTTTTCAGACTTTCGCACTCTATCCGACTATGACGGTGTACGAGAACCTCGCCTTTCCCCTTCGGAAACGTAGGTTGGCAAATGATGAGATTGATCGGAGAGTGAAAGAAGTTGCGACCATTCTGAACATTAGTCATCTTTTGGAGAAAAAGCCAGGAACCTTGAGTGGGGGGGAAAGACAGAGGGTAGCTCTTGGAAGAGCCATGGTTAGGAATCCTCAGCTTTTCATCTTCGACGAGCCTCTCACCAACCTTGATGCTAAGCTACGCCTCCACATGCGGGTTGAACTTAGGAAGATTCAGAAAGAAATGGGACAAACAGCTATCTTCAGCACTCCCGACGACGCTGAAGCGATGTCCATGGCTGATAAAATTGCTGTCCTGGATAAAGGTAGACTTGTACAATATGATGCTGTGGACTCTGTATACCATAGGCCCAAGTCTCTTTATGTGGCTATGAATCTTGGATCACCTCAGATAAACACAGTTAAGGGCGAGCTCTCAGTGGATGGTGGGAAAACTCTCCTAGACCTCGGTTTCGCCAAGCTAGACCTTAGCTTCTTGTCAGATGTTTTGACAAAATTCAGCGGAAAAAAAGTCGTGTTGGGCTTTAGACCACATTATGTCGAGATTTCTAAGGAAGGGCTGGGTGGATTGTCGATTAAGGGCAGCGTTGAGGCCGTTGAGTACATGGGTTCGGAGAGCTATGCTATTGTTTCGCTTGGCTCAAGCGAGGCCTCCGTATTGTTGCCCCCCAACATGAGGGTTGAGCCCGGTTCTGAAGTATGGCTAAACATCAACACCAGCCGCATGCATCTCTTCGACGCCTCCTCTGGTGAGACAATAGTTTAG
- a CDS encoding maltooligosaccharide ABC transporter ATP-binding protein yields MGEVKLVNVSKTFGKQEAVKNLSFEVPDGSFASLLGPSGCGKTTTLRMIAGLEKPDKGDILIDGVRVNDVPPHKRDIAMVFQFYAIYPGMTVFDNMAFPLRQRKMSKQDIQRRVKEIAEILHISHLLDKDAMGLTVGEKQRVALGRAMVREPKVFLFDEPLTNLDARLRAKMRVELKKLHNRIKITTIYVTHDQLEAVTLADKIGVMNLGVLQQFDTPQNLYNKPINTFVAGFIGTPTMNLIDCRVSNSGQKVFLQFDGFSLSEEFLGKNLRALPDGMELVFGVRPTDIEAELGEKGGVLRGKINVIESLGDRYILDLSVGNTIFRVVSREAAATIGDEMAIYIDPDKIHLFDKQTGKRLNVVG; encoded by the coding sequence ATGGGTGAAGTAAAGCTCGTCAACGTTTCCAAGACCTTCGGAAAACAAGAGGCTGTCAAAAACCTGAGCTTTGAAGTCCCGGACGGCTCGTTTGCGTCTTTATTAGGGCCCTCAGGCTGTGGAAAAACAACCACGCTCCGAATGATTGCAGGTCTTGAAAAGCCAGACAAAGGCGATATCTTGATAGATGGGGTGCGTGTAAACGATGTTCCACCTCATAAACGGGACATAGCGATGGTTTTTCAGTTCTACGCAATATATCCAGGGATGACGGTCTTCGACAACATGGCGTTCCCCCTCCGACAGAGGAAAATGTCGAAGCAGGATATTCAGAGACGTGTTAAAGAGATTGCTGAAATTCTCCATATAAGTCATCTCCTAGACAAAGATGCTATGGGCCTCACGGTTGGTGAGAAACAGAGAGTCGCTCTTGGAAGAGCAATGGTCAGAGAGCCCAAAGTCTTCCTCTTCGACGAGCCCCTGACAAATCTAGATGCTAGACTTAGGGCGAAGATGAGGGTAGAGCTTAAGAAACTCCATAACCGAATAAAGATCACTACAATCTATGTGACTCATGACCAACTGGAGGCAGTTACGTTGGCTGACAAGATAGGTGTTATGAATTTAGGTGTGTTGCAGCAGTTTGACACTCCTCAAAACCTTTACAACAAGCCTATCAACACCTTTGTAGCAGGCTTCATTGGAACGCCTACGATGAACCTTATCGATTGCAGAGTTTCAAACAGCGGTCAAAAGGTTTTCCTCCAGTTTGATGGATTCTCTCTCTCCGAGGAATTCCTGGGAAAAAATCTAAGGGCACTGCCTGATGGTATGGAGCTGGTTTTCGGGGTCAGACCCACAGACATAGAGGCAGAATTAGGAGAAAAAGGCGGCGTTCTACGCGGAAAAATCAACGTAATAGAGTCCCTAGGGGACAGATACATTCTGGACCTGTCGGTTGGTAACACCATATTCCGAGTGGTTTCCAGGGAAGCGGCTGCCACAATTGGTGACGAAATGGCTATCTACATCGACCCCGATAAGATTCATCTTTTCGATAAACAAACTGGAAAGAGGTTGAACGTGGTTGGCTAG
- a CDS encoding oxidoreductase domain protein — translation MTKKLGVLVHGAGWVSTQHIKAFQNNPHTKVVAISSRKIESARKRAEEAGLKDVKLYDDLHKALENPEVDIVSVCTPQHVHAENTIAAAKAGKHIVIEKPIGNSLEEIKNMRDAVRKAKVKTVVSFVLRWNPLFTILKRIIADGMLGNIYYVEADYQSAIAAWWSGYEDARKKSTGVSAFLVGGCHAIDAVRWFAEKQNYKAADPVEVFAYSGGLRKGKIRQWNYYTQRWEDMPPLEYDDLEVALIKFNNGVIGKVSVNFGGVQPYTFPMEIFGDEGTVKDNRIWSTKFQGQRDWITIPTILPDSADVTHHPFQAQMDHFVECILEDKESHCNLEDAIKTHEIAFAALECYKTAKPVRLPLLT, via the coding sequence GTGACAAAGAAGCTCGGTGTTCTGGTTCACGGTGCAGGCTGGGTTTCAACACAGCATATCAAAGCATTTCAAAACAATCCCCACACAAAGGTCGTGGCTATATCGAGTAGAAAGATAGAGAGTGCGAGGAAAAGGGCTGAAGAGGCTGGGCTCAAAGATGTTAAATTGTATGATGATTTGCATAAGGCTTTAGAGAACCCTGAAGTGGACATAGTTTCTGTCTGTACACCTCAACATGTTCATGCGGAGAATACGATTGCAGCCGCCAAGGCCGGAAAACACATAGTGATTGAAAAACCAATTGGCAACTCGCTGGAGGAGATAAAGAACATGAGAGATGCTGTTAGGAAAGCGAAGGTGAAGACAGTTGTCAGTTTCGTTCTAAGGTGGAATCCGCTCTTTACAATTCTTAAGAGGATAATTGCTGACGGTATGCTGGGTAACATCTACTATGTTGAGGCTGATTACCAGAGTGCTATTGCAGCTTGGTGGTCTGGGTATGAGGATGCGAGAAAAAAGTCCACAGGGGTTAGCGCGTTTCTGGTCGGCGGATGCCACGCCATAGACGCGGTCCGCTGGTTTGCTGAGAAACAAAACTACAAGGCGGCTGATCCTGTGGAGGTATTCGCCTACTCGGGTGGGCTAAGGAAAGGAAAGATACGCCAATGGAACTATTATACACAACGATGGGAGGACATGCCGCCACTCGAGTACGACGACCTCGAAGTAGCTCTGATAAAGTTTAACAATGGTGTGATTGGGAAGGTTTCGGTCAACTTCGGCGGCGTCCAACCATACACCTTCCCAATGGAAATATTTGGTGACGAGGGAACTGTCAAAGACAATAGAATCTGGTCCACAAAATTCCAGGGACAGAGAGACTGGATCACCATTCCGACGATACTTCCCGATAGCGCTGATGTAACGCATCACCCGTTCCAAGCACAAATGGATCACTTCGTCGAATGCATACTTGAGGACAAGGAATCTCACTGCAACCTCGAAGACGCCATAAAGACACATGAAATAGCTTTCGCGGCACTGGAATGTTATAAAACCGCTAAACCTGTCCGTCTACCTCTACTCACATAA